One window of Flexivirga oryzae genomic DNA carries:
- a CDS encoding proline dehydrogenase family protein, which translates to MTSTPVDPQLVADVEAQVKAWLDVAATKPVHSSATRLAEVLKDPKGLDFTVGFVDRVIRPEDLTVAAQALREIVDDTPQFLPAYQRAALRTGATVSHAAPGVVIPIARRVLRHMVGHLLIDATDSKLGKQIARIRQRGVKLNINLLGEAVLGAEEANRRLEGTRRLLERPDVDYVSIKASSPVAPHSPWSHDETVADVVDRLLPLYHYAAAQSASGTTKKFINLDMEEYHDLDVTMDVFTQLLDRPELLELEAGIVLQAYLPDALPAMMRLQEWSAARRARGGAPIKVRLVKGANLPMEQVQSSLFGWPLATWGSKQDTDTSYLSVLQYAFQPERTANVRIGVAGHNLFDVAYAWVLAGRNGVRDGVEFEMLLGMAEGQAEAVRETVGDLLLYVPVVHPKDFDVAISYLVRRLEEGASQENFMSAVFEIHDNTALYQREKQRFIDSLAQVSDGVPAPNRTQDRRQQVTAGPLTHFVNTPDTDPSLPGNREWGARIIGRIATSTLGTDLVAAHSVDDASAVDAIIDDTHAAGGAWGARPAAERAAVLRAAAVEFEKRRGELLEVAGSECGKTLDQSDPEVSEAIDFLNYYADLAEGLDTVDGATPQPVRLTLVVPPWNFPLAIPTGGIAAALAAGSAVIVKPAPQAARCGSVLVETLWAAGVPKDVLRLVHVPENEVGRALVASPKVDRLILTGAFDTAALFRTFRSDLPLLAETSGKNSIIVTPNADLDLAVKDLVNSAFGHAGQKCSAASLGILVGSVATSDRFRSQLVDAVESLKVGLPSDPATQMGPVIEPAGGKLLKALTILDEGESWLVEPRQLDDEGRLWSPGVKTGVKRGSEYHLTEYFGPVLGLIEAADLDEAIAIQNETDYGLTAGLHSLERTELETWIDRVEAGNAYINRTTVGAIVRRQPFGGWKKSAVGAGTKAGGPNYLVGLTDWAPREATQAAPVAAKVQRLFDDAGFTGNDALFLRRTAGSDALAWHDEFGTAKDVSALLAEKNVFRYRPVPVTVRLEADEPVQLLRVVAAGLTAGAPVTVSLGAPLDASLTGALRNAGVHVVTEDEAAWAARLQGADAPHRVRLIGGSRETFAAASGGRVDIALYAQPVVEAGRVELLPFLHEQAIAVTAHRFGSPTPLAEDLFTPQMRLV; encoded by the coding sequence GTGACCAGCACCCCCGTGGACCCGCAACTCGTCGCCGACGTCGAGGCGCAGGTGAAGGCCTGGCTCGACGTGGCCGCCACCAAGCCGGTCCACTCGTCGGCCACACGGCTCGCCGAGGTGCTGAAGGACCCCAAGGGTCTCGACTTCACGGTCGGCTTCGTCGACCGGGTCATCCGTCCGGAAGATCTGACGGTCGCGGCACAGGCACTTCGCGAGATCGTCGACGACACACCGCAATTCCTGCCGGCGTACCAGCGGGCAGCGCTGCGGACCGGTGCGACCGTGTCCCACGCGGCACCGGGCGTCGTCATCCCGATCGCCCGGCGGGTGCTGCGGCACATGGTCGGCCACCTGCTCATCGACGCCACCGACTCCAAGCTCGGCAAGCAGATCGCGCGGATCAGGCAACGCGGGGTGAAGCTCAACATCAACCTGCTCGGCGAGGCGGTGCTCGGCGCGGAGGAGGCCAACCGCCGTTTGGAGGGCACCCGCCGGCTGCTCGAGCGCCCGGACGTCGACTACGTGTCGATCAAGGCGTCCTCGCCGGTCGCCCCGCACTCCCCCTGGTCGCACGACGAGACAGTCGCCGACGTGGTCGACCGACTGCTGCCGCTCTATCACTACGCTGCGGCCCAATCTGCTTCGGGCACAACGAAAAAGTTTATCAACCTGGACATGGAGGAGTATCACGACCTAGACGTCACCATGGACGTCTTCACCCAACTGCTCGACCGACCCGAACTGCTCGAACTCGAAGCCGGCATCGTGCTGCAGGCCTATCTGCCCGACGCGCTCCCGGCGATGATGCGGTTGCAGGAGTGGTCGGCTGCACGGCGGGCCCGGGGTGGTGCTCCGATCAAGGTGCGTCTGGTCAAGGGTGCGAACCTGCCGATGGAGCAGGTGCAGAGCTCGCTGTTCGGCTGGCCGCTGGCGACGTGGGGCAGCAAGCAGGACACCGACACGTCATACCTGTCCGTGCTGCAGTACGCCTTCCAACCGGAACGCACCGCCAATGTGCGCATCGGCGTCGCGGGGCACAACCTCTTCGACGTGGCATACGCGTGGGTCCTGGCCGGACGCAACGGTGTTCGCGACGGTGTTGAGTTCGAGATGCTGCTCGGTATGGCGGAGGGCCAGGCCGAAGCCGTCCGCGAGACGGTCGGCGACCTGCTGCTCTACGTGCCCGTCGTGCACCCGAAGGACTTCGACGTGGCGATCTCCTACCTGGTGCGCCGTCTCGAGGAGGGCGCCAGCCAGGAGAACTTCATGTCCGCGGTGTTCGAGATCCACGACAACACTGCGTTGTACCAGCGGGAGAAGCAGCGCTTCATCGACTCGTTGGCGCAAGTGAGCGACGGGGTGCCCGCACCCAACCGCACCCAGGACCGGCGGCAGCAGGTCACCGCAGGGCCGCTCACCCACTTCGTGAACACACCGGACACCGATCCGTCGCTGCCCGGTAACCGCGAATGGGGTGCACGGATCATCGGGCGCATCGCGACGTCGACGCTGGGCACCGATCTGGTGGCGGCCCACTCCGTCGACGACGCCTCAGCCGTCGACGCGATCATCGACGACACACACGCGGCCGGTGGGGCTTGGGGCGCGCGACCGGCAGCCGAGCGTGCCGCGGTGCTGCGCGCCGCAGCAGTGGAGTTCGAGAAGCGCCGCGGTGAACTGCTAGAGGTGGCCGGGTCCGAGTGCGGCAAGACGCTCGACCAGTCCGACCCGGAGGTCTCGGAGGCGATCGACTTCCTCAACTACTACGCCGACCTCGCCGAGGGGCTCGACACCGTGGACGGCGCGACCCCGCAGCCGGTGCGGCTGACGCTGGTCGTGCCGCCGTGGAACTTCCCCCTCGCCATACCGACCGGTGGTATCGCGGCAGCCCTGGCAGCCGGCTCAGCGGTGATCGTCAAGCCGGCACCGCAGGCGGCTCGCTGCGGGTCCGTGCTCGTCGAAACCCTTTGGGCAGCAGGAGTTCCCAAGGATGTGCTGCGTCTGGTGCACGTCCCGGAGAACGAGGTGGGTCGCGCGCTGGTGGCGTCGCCCAAGGTCGACCGGCTCATCCTGACCGGTGCCTTCGACACGGCGGCGCTGTTCCGGACGTTCCGCTCCGACCTGCCACTGCTCGCGGAGACCTCCGGCAAGAACTCGATCATCGTCACGCCGAACGCCGACCTGGACCTGGCGGTCAAGGACCTGGTCAACTCGGCCTTCGGGCACGCCGGGCAGAAGTGCTCGGCGGCCTCACTCGGCATCCTGGTCGGGTCGGTCGCAACCTCCGATCGGTTCCGTAGTCAGCTCGTCGACGCGGTCGAGTCGCTCAAGGTCGGCCTCCCCAGCGACCCGGCCACTCAGATGGGTCCGGTCATCGAGCCGGCCGGGGGAAAGTTGCTGAAGGCGCTCACCATCCTGGACGAGGGTGAGTCGTGGCTGGTCGAGCCGCGGCAACTGGACGACGAGGGCCGCCTGTGGTCGCCCGGTGTGAAGACCGGCGTCAAGCGGGGATCCGAGTATCACCTCACAGAGTACTTCGGCCCGGTCCTCGGCCTGATCGAGGCCGCGGATCTGGACGAGGCGATCGCCATCCAGAACGAGACGGACTACGGCCTCACAGCCGGGCTGCACTCGTTGGAGCGCACCGAGCTGGAGACCTGGATCGACCGGGTGGAGGCCGGCAACGCCTACATCAACCGGACGACCGTCGGTGCCATCGTCCGACGGCAGCCGTTCGGTGGCTGGAAGAAGTCTGCTGTCGGTGCGGGCACCAAGGCCGGCGGGCCCAACTACCTGGTGGGGCTGACCGACTGGGCACCGCGTGAAGCGACACAGGCTGCCCCGGTGGCTGCGAAGGTGCAGCGGTTGTTCGACGACGCAGGATTCACCGGCAACGACGCGCTCTTCCTGCGACGCACGGCCGGCTCCGACGCCCTCGCGTGGCACGACGAGTTCGGTACCGCCAAAGATGTTTCGGCGCTGCTGGCGGAGAAGAACGTCTTCCGCTACCGGCCGGTGCCGGTGACCGTGCGGCTCGAGGCCGACGAGCCGGTGCAGCTCCTTCGCGTCGTTGCCGCCGGGTTGACCGCCGGGGCACCGGTGACCGTGTCGCTCGGAGCGCCGCTCGACGCGAGCCTCACCGGTGCGTTGCGGAATGCCGGCGTGCACGTGGTGACCGAGGACGAGGCGGCGTGGGCGGCCCGGTTGCAGGGCGCCGACGCTCCGCACCGGGTGCGGCTCATCGGTGGCTCCCGCGAGACCTTCGCCGCCGCCAGCGGCGGCCGGGTCGACATCGCGCTCTACGCGCAGCCGGTCGTCGAAGCCGGTCGCGTCGAGTTGCTGCCGTTCCTGCACGAGCAGGCCATCGCCGTCACCGCCCACCGATTCGGGTCGCCGACGCCGCTGGCGGAAGACCTCTTCACACCCCAGATGAGGCTCGTCTGA